ctagtccagaatctggtttccagcatctgcagtcgttttTACCTCAAACAATACATACTTGTCGACATCTTTCATCGCATACATTTTCATCTGATTTAAAAAACATATTTGCAATGCGCGGGTATAATCCGATTTTTCAGAATGCAAAAACCTAAGCACTTTCTGCTGTCGTTAAGAGGCTTTCAAAGGGAACCGAGAGAACGCCAAAACAGCTGCCGGATTGAAATGTGATGATTTTGCTGATTGATAGAGCGAGAGCAATAAGGGAGGACAGCTTTAAAATATCGTCTAAacaacataatttggagatgccggtgatggactggggtgcacaaagttgaaaatcacacaacaacaagttatagtccaacaggcttaattggaagcacactagctttcggagcgtagctccttcatcaggtggtagtggagggctcaatcctaacagaatttttagcaaaaatttacagtgtgatgtaactgaaattacgcattgaaaaattgattttgttaagcctttcatctgttagaaaaccatgatagtttcacttctttaatgtgtaaatcacaacttttttaaaaagttgcattctcaggttagctgttaacaatggtgatagctagacaatatgttgtctAACCACCGGGTTCGCCAACGCTACTGTGCTGGaagaatgtttagattagattagattacagtgtggaaacaggcccttcggcccaacaagtccacaccgacccgccgaagcgaaacccacccatacccctacatttaccccttatctaacactacgggcaatttagcatggccaattcacctgaccctgcacatctttggattgtgggaggaaaccggagcacccggaggaaacccacgcggacacggggagaacgtgcaaactccacacagtcagtcgcctgaggcgggaattgaacccgggtctctggcgctgtgaggcagcagtgctaactgctctgccaccgtgtcgcccatgtGTGCTGCTTTATCACACTTCTGGTTTATAAATGTATAAACCAGAAGTAAATTAAGATACGAGCATTTAATAAAAGTTCCTCCGTTTTTTGTACTTCCTTTTTCAATATAGAACACACACCTTTGTTTGTAAATTGGCGGGCTTTTcaaattggaaagaaggcggttgATGATTTGGCGCCGGTACTTTCCGCCTTCCTCCCCGTGCCCTTTCCGGATTGGGGAATGAGGCAGATATCTGATTGGGAATTGGAACAACATTAGGAGGGGCTGGACAATGGGACCAATCAGAAATGGCCGCCCCACCATTCCTCCCGAAGGTATAAGAGGCCGCAATGTGGGCGGAGTGCAGCATTCCCTGTGAAAGTGCTTGTGAGTTTGTGACCATGTCCGGAAGAGGAAAGGGCGGTGGGAAAGCTCGCGCCAAGGCAAAGTCTCGGTCGTCCCGGGCTGGCCTGCAGTTCCCGGTGGGCCGTGTTCACAGGCTCCTGAGAAAGGGTAACTATGCTGAGCGTGTGGGTGCCGGAGCGCCGGTCTATCTGGCTGCGGTGCTGGAGTATCTGACGGCTGAAATCCTGGAGCTGGCCGGCAACGCGGCCCGGGACAACAAGAAGACCCGCATCATCCCCAGGCATCTACAGCTGGCCGTGCGCAACGACGAGGAGCTCAACAAGCTGCTGGGAGGGGTGACCATCGCTCAGGGCGGGGTGCTGCCTAATATCCAGGCCGTGTTGCTGCCCAAGAAATCCGCCGCAGCGGGAGCCGCTAAAAAGTGAAGATAGTATTCTTATAATCTGACAATCCAAAGGTTCTTTTAAGAGCCACTCACATCTGTGAAAGGAGCTGTTCCCTCCGTCGGATTGAATTACCTTCCTTTAATTATTTGTTATCGGTTTCAGTCCTTGCCTTATTCGATACTGTACTGTCACTGTGTGTGAAACCTTTCTTGATGGCTGACACAAGTGTGAAAAACCTATCGTGTGTGAACTATATACTGGTATTGTAACAATGGTCAGAGTGCATTAGTTTTTATTGATTTGTAAATGTCTGAGGTCACTTGTGTTTAATCATCGTCCTATAAATGTCTCACTCAGTCCCTGTACTCCTCGCTCGTAGGCAGTTTCACGTTATTTAGGAAGAGCTGAATTGCCCAAGAATACCGCCGCTGCAGGAGCCGTTTAAAAAGTAAAGACACCATTCCTGAATCTGACAACCCACAGGCTCTTTTCACAGTCACTCACGGCAGCTGTGAAAGCTCCACCGCCTTCCCTgtaggatttattttatttttaatgtggaGAAGCTTGAACTTTGCACCTGAGATCAGTCAATTACTATCGCCTTGTTATTGAATACTTGTGTTTTGGAGATGCTGATATTatactggggtggataaagttagaaatcacgcaacaccagcttatagcccaacaggttcagTTGTAAGCACTATTTTTCGGAGCTTCCATCACGTGCTTGAACATCTGGTGTCACGGTGGCTGAGATAATGCCTTTCAGGTGtaagctgccctgtgtgagactgtcacaataatctaaaaaaatggatttacaggtTCTTACGTGGATTCATACAGCTTTTGAGCGAAATATACACAGGCACTCACGGCGAATCTCCCTCTTACGATCGCACATACTGTCCCTCAGTCaggcatgcaccctctcacagacgtaCGCGTATACactcgcgcgcacacacactcccaccgCCACCGCTCCACAGCTAcatggtgaatttgtactttgcaGAATGACAAATGTCCCGATCGGGTTTCACATTCGCTTTGACTCCATCAGGAAGAGCTGAATTGACCCAATGCAATAAGTATACAGTCGATATAGCAAATGCTACTGAGCGGCCCCTATCTCTCTGCGCTTTGTTCACTAGACAGTTTATAGACAGGCTTTCTTCTCTGCTCccagcgtgagagagagagcatattAAATACCAGTGGGTGATTTTTTCAGCTGTAAAGAATGGAAAGGGGTAAAGTGAGATTGTATGAACTGCACTTCTGTCATCGATAGACAAATCAACGCCTAAGTACCTACGCATTCTCATCTGGAAAACTTTGCGGTCTTTTCTAGACGTAAGTGGgtttttcaaatttgaaaatgagcCGTTGCCCTTTCGGCGCCAATTCTATCCCATCTCCCATTAGTTAAATTCTGCAATCTATTATAACAAAATCTGCGATCACCGGAGATCGCAGTAGTTGGAACTTGACTGCCGCTGTCTGTGACTTTGTTTAACGACTCCCCATTAATGCTTTCCTCAGCGCCAATGCACT
The sequence above is drawn from the Chiloscyllium plagiosum isolate BGI_BamShark_2017 unplaced genomic scaffold, ASM401019v2 scaf_2979, whole genome shotgun sequence genome and encodes:
- the LOC122547344 gene encoding histone H2A-like, which codes for MWAECSIPCESACEFVTMSGRGKGGGKARAKAKSRSSRAGLQFPVGRVHRLLRKGNYAERVGAGAPVYLAAVLEYLTAEILELAGNAARDNKKTRIIPRHLQLAVRNDEELNKLLGGVTIAQGGVLPNIQAVLLPKKSAAAGAAKK